A genome region from Triticum aestivum cultivar Chinese Spring chromosome 2B, IWGSC CS RefSeq v2.1, whole genome shotgun sequence includes the following:
- the LOC123040619 gene encoding uncharacterized protein isoform X2 encodes MGRNSAEHRRQCHPRLHAPEDTASLPIPDELLAEIFVRLPTPADLVRASAACVSFRRVVADRYFLRQFRKLHAPPLLGFLGPHTGFDPAEPPHPSASAASAIALAADFSFSFLPAPDPAHHWVVWDVRDGRVLLRGMPLEQRRWCATLCTGGGDEDDEPTTTAEETAFRVIWMGHCEDKLITYVFSSSTRQWQAIRSLTWTDLSAGSLSSTETAPFCRRQYAYGCFYWLPNSKHTIKMLVLNTRKMEFSVAEPPTEPKVCYRHITMVEAGEGRPGLVVLTYGPRGHIYTIWRNNNGSSRQWQKDKVIPPSPGSGYVLRQSMGTHLLLNHWGCSSFDEELCTDLRTLDMKTLQIERVCASTVQSFAYSNHPPSLSSLTISNDGY; translated from the exons ATGGGCCGCAACTCAGCGGAGCACCGCCGTCAGTGCCATCCGCGGCTGCATGCCCCCGAGGATACGGCCTCGCTGCCGATCCCCGACGAGCTCCTCGCTGAAATCTTCGTTCGCCTGCCCACCCCAGCCGACCTCGtccgcgcctccgccgcctgcgTCTCCTTCCGCCGCGTCGTGGCCGACCGCTACTTCCTCAGGCAGTTCCGCAAGCTCCACGCCCcgcccctcctcggcttcctcgGTCCGCACACCGGCTTCGACCCCGCCGAGCCGCCTCACCCCTCCGCGTCTGCGGCCAGCGCCATCGCCCTCGCCGCCGACTTCTCCTTCTCGTTCCTTCCGGCCCCCGACCCCGCTCACCACTGGGTTGTCTGGGACGTCCGCGACGGCCGGGTACTCCTCCGCGGAATGCCCCTGGAACAGAGACGGTGGTGTGCGACCCTTTGCACCGGAG GCGGCGATGAGGACGATGAGCCAACAACAACCGCTGAAGAGACGGCATTCAGGGTGATCTGGATGGGGCACTGTGAAGATAAGCTCATCACCTATGTCTTTTCTTCCAGCACCAGACAATGGCAAGCCATTCGATCCCTTACCTGGACCGATTTGTCAGCTGGCTCGCTATCATCGACAGAGACGGCACCCTTCTGCCGGCGCCAATACGCGTATGGCTGCTTTTACTGGCTGCCAAATTCCAAGCACACAATAAAAATGTTGGTGCTCAACACCCGTAAGATGGAGTTCTCCGTTGCTGAACCCCCAACCGAACCCAAAGTTTGTTACAGACATATAACCATGGTGGAGGCAGGAGAAGGCAGGCCTGGGCTGGTTGTCCTTACATACGGCCCACGTGGCCACATTTATACCATTTGGAGAAACAATAATGGGAGTTCCCGCCAATGGCAAAAGGATAAGGTAATCCCACCCTCACCGGGATCTGGGTACGTGCTCAGACAGTCGATGGGGACACATTTGCTTTTGAATCACTGGGGATGCTCATCCTTCGACGAAGAGTTATGCACGGACTTGCGCACGTTGGACATGAAGACGTTACAGATTGAGAGAGTGTGTGCTTCCACAGTGCAAAGCTTCGCATATAGCAACCATCCACCATCGTTGTCGTCACTGACAATATCAAATG ACGGTTATTGA
- the LOC123040619 gene encoding uncharacterized protein isoform X1, whose protein sequence is MGRNSAEHRRQCHPRLHAPEDTASLPIPDELLAEIFVRLPTPADLVRASAACVSFRRVVADRYFLRQFRKLHAPPLLGFLGPHTGFDPAEPPHPSASAASAIALAADFSFSFLPAPDPAHHWVVWDVRDGRVLLRGMPLEQRRWCATLCTGGGDEDDEPTTTAEETAFRVIWMGHCEDKLITYVFSSSTRQWQAIRSLTWTDLSAGSLSSTETAPFCRRQYAYGCFYWLPNSKHTIKMLVLNTRKMEFSVAEPPTEPKVCYRHITMVEAGEGRPGLVVLTYGPRGHIYTIWRNNNGSSRQWQKDKVIPPSPGSGYVLRQSMGTHLLLNHWGCSSFDEELCTDLRTLDMKTLQIERVCASTVQSFAYSNHPPSLSSLTISNGKLSVACSSFSSHIACLMLGSWLCSLILIYTSRSC, encoded by the exons ATGGGCCGCAACTCAGCGGAGCACCGCCGTCAGTGCCATCCGCGGCTGCATGCCCCCGAGGATACGGCCTCGCTGCCGATCCCCGACGAGCTCCTCGCTGAAATCTTCGTTCGCCTGCCCACCCCAGCCGACCTCGtccgcgcctccgccgcctgcgTCTCCTTCCGCCGCGTCGTGGCCGACCGCTACTTCCTCAGGCAGTTCCGCAAGCTCCACGCCCcgcccctcctcggcttcctcgGTCCGCACACCGGCTTCGACCCCGCCGAGCCGCCTCACCCCTCCGCGTCTGCGGCCAGCGCCATCGCCCTCGCCGCCGACTTCTCCTTCTCGTTCCTTCCGGCCCCCGACCCCGCTCACCACTGGGTTGTCTGGGACGTCCGCGACGGCCGGGTACTCCTCCGCGGAATGCCCCTGGAACAGAGACGGTGGTGTGCGACCCTTTGCACCGGAG GCGGCGATGAGGACGATGAGCCAACAACAACCGCTGAAGAGACGGCATTCAGGGTGATCTGGATGGGGCACTGTGAAGATAAGCTCATCACCTATGTCTTTTCTTCCAGCACCAGACAATGGCAAGCCATTCGATCCCTTACCTGGACCGATTTGTCAGCTGGCTCGCTATCATCGACAGAGACGGCACCCTTCTGCCGGCGCCAATACGCGTATGGCTGCTTTTACTGGCTGCCAAATTCCAAGCACACAATAAAAATGTTGGTGCTCAACACCCGTAAGATGGAGTTCTCCGTTGCTGAACCCCCAACCGAACCCAAAGTTTGTTACAGACATATAACCATGGTGGAGGCAGGAGAAGGCAGGCCTGGGCTGGTTGTCCTTACATACGGCCCACGTGGCCACATTTATACCATTTGGAGAAACAATAATGGGAGTTCCCGCCAATGGCAAAAGGATAAGGTAATCCCACCCTCACCGGGATCTGGGTACGTGCTCAGACAGTCGATGGGGACACATTTGCTTTTGAATCACTGGGGATGCTCATCCTTCGACGAAGAGTTATGCACGGACTTGCGCACGTTGGACATGAAGACGTTACAGATTGAGAGAGTGTGTGCTTCCACAGTGCAAAGCTTCGCATATAGCAACCATCCACCATCGTTGTCGTCACTGACAATATCAAATGGTAAACTCTCTGTTGCTTGCTCTTCATTCTCCTCACATATAGCTTGTCTGATGCTTGGTAGTTGGCTATGTTCACTGATTCTCATTTACACGTCTCGTAGTTGTTAA
- the LOC123043675 gene encoding serine/threonine-protein kinase AtPK2/AtPK19, whose translation MVFSQTSSLAVKLAQGPKLFTTKTILPMDPPGVVSSENAEYDFSDVFGSSPVETATELCVVDPESPAAPVESPEEVYNDPAVIFKRSHSLVGPSSLVSCSLGLGKLTLNIADGSSELVGHTTEEKELNLEQFSDEEFGDAVTEDEGVGLDDFEILKLVGQGAFGKVFQVRKKGTSEIYAMKVMRKDKILEKNHSEYMKAERDILTKVDHPYVVQLRYSFQTKYRLYLVLDFVNGGHLFFQLYKQGLFREELARIYTAEIISAVAHLHANGIMHRDLKPENILLDAEGHAMLTDFGLAKEFRENTRSNSMCGTVEYMAPEIIQGQGHDKAADWWSVGILLFEMLTGKPPFVGNRDKVQQKIVKEKLKLPPFLTSEAHSLLKGLLHKEAGKRLGTGPGGSDEIKRHKWFKPINWRKLDAREIKPSFRPDDAGLTCIANFDVCWNNTPVLDSPAATPVTAGGGQGNFAGFTYVRPAPFLHDLKPPSSSS comes from the exons ATGGTTTTTTCTCAGACATCCTCTCTGGCAGTAAAGCTTGCACAAGGACCCAAGCTCTTTACTACAAAGACAATTCTCCCCATGGACCCCCCGGGTGTTGTCTCCTCTGAAAATGCTGAATATGATTTCTCTGATGTTTTTGGTTCCAGTCCAGTCGAGACAGCAACAGAACTTTGTGTTGTTGATCCAGAGAGCCCTGCAGCTCCCGTTGAGTCCCCTGAGGAGGTTTATAATGATCCTGCGGTCATCTTCAAGCGGTCACATTCTCTTGTTGGTCCATCATCACTTGTTAGCTGCTCTTTGGGACTTGGCAAGCTCACTCTAAACATAGCAGATGGATCATCAGAACTTGTAGGCCACACCACAGAAGAAAAGGAACTTAACCTAGAGCAGTTCAGTGATGAAGAGTTTGGTGATGCCGTGACTGAGGATGAGGGTGTTGGGCTTGATGACTTTGAAATCTTGAAGCTTGTAGGCCAAGGGGCATTTGGCAAAGTCTTTCAGGTGAGAAAGAAGGGTACTTCAGAAATATATGCAATGAAAGTTATGAGGAAGGACAAGATACTGGAGAAAAACCATTCCGAGTACATGAAAGCTGAAAGAGACATACTGACAAAAGTTGACCATCCTTATGTAGTGCAGCTGAGGTACTCCTTTCAG ACCAAATATCGACTTTACCTTGTCCTGGACTTCGTAAACGGGGGGCATCTCTTCTTTCAGCTCTACAAGCAAGGATTATTTAG GGAGGAACTTGCACGAATCTATACGGCTGAGATTATATCTGCTGTAGCCCACCTCCATGCTAATGGGATTATGCATAGAGATCTTAAGCCCGAGAACATCCTATTGGATGCTGAAGGCCAT GCCATGCTAACTGACTTTGGCCTTGCGAAAGAATTCCGTGAGAACACCCGATCAAACTCGATGTGTGGCACTGTCGAGTATATGGCCCCTGAAATTATTCAGGGCCAGGGGCATGATAAGGCCGCAGATTGGTGGAGTGTAGGAATCCTCCTGTTTGAAATGCTGACGGGCAAG CCCCCGTTTGTCGGGAACAGAGACAAAGTTCAGCAGAAGATAGTGAAGGAGAAGTTGAAGCTTCCTCCGTTTTTGACTAGCGAAGCCCACTCGCTGCTGAAAGGA TTGCTGCACAAAGAAGCCGGCAAGCGGCTGGGAACCGGACCCGGCGGCAGCGACGAGATAAAGAGGCACAAGTGGTTCAAGCCGATCAACTGGAGGAAGCTGGACGCCCGGGAGATCAAGCCGAGCTTCCGGCCCGACGACGCTGGCCTGACCTGCATCGCCAACTTCGACGTGTGCTGGAACAACACGCCCGTGCTGGACTCCCCGGCCGCCACCCCCGTCACCGCCGGCGGCGGGCAAGGCAACTTCGCGGGGTTCACCTACGTCAGGCCCGCGCCGTTCCTCCATGACCTGAAGCCGCCCTCGAGCTCTAGCTAG